TAGTTTAGCGCGATCGAACGACCATCTAGTAGCCGTCGTCTTCACAAAACCAGCGCTACCAATCGTTACAGACCCGTTAAAAGCGTCCAAAAATCCGGTAAACTAATCGGCGACAGTTTATCCCCATCCCAACGAACCAACAATTTCATGGTGCAAATTACCGAACGAGAGCAACACGTAACCCTTCACCGGTCAGCCAGCGAAGATGTTGCCCTAACCGGAACCATTCAAATTCCCGGAGATAAATCCATTTCCCACCGTGCCCTTATGCTAGGCGCGATCGCCACCGGCGAAACCACCATTCGCGGCTTATTACTAGGAGAAGACCCCCGCAGTACCGCTGCCTGCTTTCAAGCCTGCGGTGCCAATATTTCCCCCCTCAACGAAGACCAAGTACGCATCCAGGGGATGGGAACCGGTCAACTCACCGAACCCGAACATGTCCTCAACGCCGGCAACTCCGGTACCACCATGCGGTTGATGCTGGGAATTTTAGCCAGCCAGCCAGAGAAATTCTTCACCGTCACCGGAGATCGATCCTTGCGCGCGCGCCCCATGGACCGAGTTATCAAGCCCTTACAAAGCATGGGTGCCCAAATTTGGGGTCGTCAGGGCGATCGCTTGGCCCCCCTCGCCATCCGAGGAAAACGCCTGCAACCCATCCAATACCATTCCCCCGTAGCCTCTGCCCAAGTCAAATCCTGCATTCTCCTAGCAGGATTAACCGCCGAAGGCAAAACCACCGTCATCGAACCCGCCATTTCCCGCGACCACAGCGAACGCATGCTGCAAGCCTTTGGTGCCTCCCTTGAAGTAGACCCCCAGCAACGTAGCGTCACAGTAACCGGACCCGCAGACCTGCAAGGGCAAACCGTGGTAGTTCCCGGCGATATCAGTTCCGCAGCATTTTGGTTGATAGCTGGTGCCATCGTTCCCAACTCGGAGTTGGTCGTAAAAAATGTGGGGGTCAATCCCACCCGTACCGGAATTTTGGATGCCTTGCAACAAATGGAAGCGGATATGCAGTTGGAAAACCAGCGTACCGTCGCCGGAGAACCCGTAGCCGATATTCGCATTCGCGCCAGCCAGTTGCAAGCTACCCAAATCGCCGGCGATATTGTTCCCAGAGCCATTGACGAAATTCCCATTTTAGCCGTAGCGGCGGTCTTTGCGAAGGGAACCACCATCATTCGCGATGCGGCGGAGTTGCGGGTTAAAGAAAGCGATCGCTTGACGGCTATGGCGCAACAACTCAACCGCATGGGTGCCCAAGTCACCGAACTGCCAGATGGTTTAGAAATCACCGGCGGAACGCCTTTGCAGGGAACCCAACTAGAAAGCTACGACGACCATCGGGTAGCCATGAGTTTGGCGATCGCAGCTCTCAACGCCGCCGGAACCACCACCATCGGCGGTGCCAGGGCAGCCTCCATTTCCTATCCCCATTTCCTACAAACATTGCAAACCATTGTTGCCGGAGGAAACAGCCAATCTTGACCTTACAAACCCCCGCCAAACATCTGGAAGCCATTCGCCAGCATGGAGAAACCACCTATCCCTACGAATGTTGTGGTTTGCTGTTGGGAACCCGGCAAGACAACGGCGAAATTCTGCAAGAAACTTTCCCCGTAGAAAATGTATGGGGAGAAACAGCAACGGATGTATTTGAAGCCGATGCCAATGCCACCAAAGAACGCCAATACACCATCGACCCCAAAATCATGGTACAAGTCCAAAAAGACGCCCGCGATCGCGGTTGGCAAATCATTGGCATTTACCACTCCCACCCCAACCATCCCGCCGTTCCTTCAGAATTTGACCGCAAATATGCCTGGCCGGAATTTTCCTACATTATTGTTTCCATTCGCCAAGGAAAAGCCACGGATTTGTTTAGCTGGCGCTTGGATCCGCAGCATCAATTTCAGCGTGAAGAAATTGAAATTTTGTCTTAAAATTGATTTACAATAAAGTATAATGAACATCCTAATTGTCTCGGACGCTTTGCACGCCGAACATGCCTAACTCCAACGTCTCTTAACTATGCTCAATCCCAATCTCGACGAGATTCAACTGACGCGAGAAGAATACGAAAGATATTCCCGCCACCTCATCCTGCCAGAGGTAGGTGTGGAAGGACAAAAACGCCTGAAAGCCGCTAGCGTCTTGTGTATCGGTACGGGTGGTTTGGGGTCTCCCTTGCTGCTGTACCTGGCGGCAGCCGGTGTGGGACGCATCGGCATTGTGGATTTTGACGTAGTAGACCGTTCCAACCTGCAGCGACAGGTCATCCACGGCAGCCACTGGGTAGGCAAACCCAAAACGCAATCGGCAAAAGAACGCATTTGGGATATCAACCCTGCCTGCCACGTGGATGTACACGAAACCCGCCTCAGTTCGGAAAACGCCCTGGACATTCTCGAACCCTACGATGTGGTAGTAGACGGTACGGACAATTTCCCCACGCGGTATTTGGTGAACGATGCCTGCGTTCTGTTAAACAAACCCAACGTCTACGGTTCGATTTTCCGTTTTGAAGGGCAAGCTACGGTCTTCAACTACGAAGGCGGACCCAACTACCGCGATTTGTATCCCGAACCCCCGCCGCCGGGAATGGTGCCCTCCTGTGCGGAAGGTGGCGTTTTGGGCATTTTACCGGGATTGATTGGTACCATTCAGGCTACTGAAACGGTGAAAATTATTCTCGGCAAGGGAACAACGCTCAACGGTCGTTTGTTGCTGTACGATTCCCTACATATGAGTTTCCGGGAACTGAAGCTGCGACCCAATCCCGAACGTCCGGTTATTGACAAGCTGATCGATTACGAACAGTTCTGCGGCATTCCCCAAGCCAGGGCGGAGGAGGAACGCCAGCAGCAGGACATTTCGGAAATCGACGTGCACGAACTCAAGGAAATTTTGGATAGCGATCGCGATGACTACGTGTTGATCGACGTTCGCAATCCCAACGAGTACGAAATTGCCAACATTCCCAAAGCCCAATTGGTCCCTTTGCCGGAGATTGAAAGCGGTGAAGGAGTTGAAAAGGTCAAAGAACTCATTGATGGCAACGGGCAAGGGAACAAGCAATTGATTGCCCACTGCAAGATGGGAGGACGTTCCGCCTGGGCGTTGCAGCTTTTGAAGGAAAAAGCTGGCATTGAAGGGAACAACGTAAAGGGCGGTATTACTGCCTGGAGTCGAGAAATCGATCCTTCAATTCCGGAATATTAAGTTTTGTTTCCGGTATTTCCGGTTTGATTTAGCAAAACTGCGATGGTTGGTTTGTTTCTTGGCAAGCTACTATCGCAGTTTTTTATAGAGTCAGCACGGGAAGACTGAAACCGCTATCTCATACCAAATCCGATTCTCTCAACCACAAACGTACCCAGAACCGTACCCGCTTTACAAGGAGAACTACAGGGGATTCTAACTAGGACAGATTTGGTATCAACCCCTAATCAAGAAAACCAGCGCGCGCTCAACGCCAAAAATATCGGTGCCAGCAACAGAGACGGCAAAAACGACGCCACCCGAATTTTCCCCAAATCCAACAAATTGATACCAATCGCCAAAATACTCAAACCACCCACCCCCGTCACCATAAGAACGTACGGATTGTTATTGGGGTCAACCAAGGTATCGGCAAACACACCCGCCACCAGAGAAACCCCGCCTTGATAGAGCAAAATCGTCAAAATGGAAAAACCAACGCCAATTCCGTAACTGCTGGTCAGGGCTACCGAGGTAATGCCATCGAGGGTGGCTTTCACCGTCAGCAGGGTATCATCTCCTTCCAATCCATTTTTGAGGCTGCCAATGAGAGCCAGCGGACCGACGCAGAAAATCAAACTCGCCGCCACAAAACCTTCTGCAAATTTCCCTTGCCCGCGAAAACGAACTTTCAACCAGTTGCCCATAGCAGCCAACCGTTCTTCGATTTCCCACCATTCTCCCAAAATCCCCCCCACCACCATCGCCAGCAATCCCAAAACCACGCCATTGATTGGTCCTACCTCGACCTTGGTCAAATCGTCTGCCATAGTCAAGCCAATGGGTAACGTAGTCAAGCCGATGCCCTGGGTGATAATTTTCTGCATGCTCATGCTTAACCGCTGACGTACCAACAACCCCAAGCCAGTTCCCACCGCCACGGTAGCGATATTCATCCAGGTACCGCTGGTTTTTGCCCAAAATTCGCCAATTGCAAGCATAAGCTACGTATATTTTTTTTGAAAAACCACCGAGAAATTGTTGGCAGGCATCTCCACTGTTTCTAGAAACTCAAGTTGGTTTCCGTTTGCCACCTCGATAACATCTTCTAAATGGCGTATTCCCCACTCGGGATTTTGAAATTGTAGGGAAGCATGAAAACTCTCGTTGCTGGGGGCTGTGTGACCGCCGTGGCGTTGGAAAGGTCCGTACAGGTACAAAATCCCCCCCGGGGGTAAAATGCGACCGGCACCCGCCATCAACCCTTCTGTTGCCGACCAAGGGGCAATGTGAATGGTGTTGATACTGGCAATGGCGGTAATGGGTGCCACCTGCAATGCCTTGCCTTCCCCCCGTTCCACGCTCCAGGTGGCATCGCGTATATCCAACGCTAGAGGCGGATGGAGGTTCTTGCAAGGATATTCTTCCATCCAGGCAGCAATACTTGCCAGCAATTCCGGGTCAATATCGCTGGGTTGCCACTGTCTGGGTTGCAGTCGCGGGGCTAGAAAAATGGCGTGTTCTCCCGTACCGCTGCCTACTTCCAAAACTGTTCCTTCAGCAGGCAAAACACGTTGCAAAACTCGCAGAATCGGTTCTCGGTTGCGTTGGGTTGCAGGGGCAGAACGTTTGGCGTCGTTCATAAAAAGCGCAAGGGTCTAACTGTTGGTTTGTTCGTATTTTCAGATACAGTTTCTCATTCTAAAGCAAATTGCCCGGGCGGGCAGTTGGGGAAGTACACCATACTAGGCAAACTGAAAAATTTATTGCGATTTTTTGCAAAAACTTCTCAAACCAACCTTTGTTCTTATTTTCAATAATGGCGGGATTGTTTTTCCTTGGTTCCAAATTTTATGATTGCTAAAAATTTCTGATGACAGTGGAATGGTATAATAAATTGGTAGGTTGGCTTGCTGTTTTTTGGGGGGTTCAAGATAGGCATAAATGTCAGAGAATATTAACTTTTACAAAAAATCGGGATTTCTATCACAAAATCAGGAACAATGGAATTAGGGATAAGCAAGAACTTTATAGGTTTTGTCAGTACCCCCGGCTGAAGCACGGGGACTTCATGCCTCCAGCTTCAGGTAGTTG
This portion of the Geitlerinema sp. PCC 9228 genome encodes:
- the aroA gene encoding 3-phosphoshikimate 1-carboxyvinyltransferase, translated to MVQITEREQHVTLHRSASEDVALTGTIQIPGDKSISHRALMLGAIATGETTIRGLLLGEDPRSTAACFQACGANISPLNEDQVRIQGMGTGQLTEPEHVLNAGNSGTTMRLMLGILASQPEKFFTVTGDRSLRARPMDRVIKPLQSMGAQIWGRQGDRLAPLAIRGKRLQPIQYHSPVASAQVKSCILLAGLTAEGKTTVIEPAISRDHSERMLQAFGASLEVDPQQRSVTVTGPADLQGQTVVVPGDISSAAFWLIAGAIVPNSELVVKNVGVNPTRTGILDALQQMEADMQLENQRTVAGEPVADIRIRASQLQATQIAGDIVPRAIDEIPILAVAAVFAKGTTIIRDAAELRVKESDRLTAMAQQLNRMGAQVTELPDGLEITGGTPLQGTQLESYDDHRVAMSLAIAALNAAGTTTIGGARAASISYPHFLQTLQTIVAGGNSQS
- a CDS encoding M67 family metallopeptidase, translating into MTLQTPAKHLEAIRQHGETTYPYECCGLLLGTRQDNGEILQETFPVENVWGETATDVFEADANATKERQYTIDPKIMVQVQKDARDRGWQIIGIYHSHPNHPAVPSEFDRKYAWPEFSYIIVSIRQGKATDLFSWRLDPQHQFQREEIEILS
- the moeB gene encoding molybdopterin-synthase adenylyltransferase MoeB — protein: MLNPNLDEIQLTREEYERYSRHLILPEVGVEGQKRLKAASVLCIGTGGLGSPLLLYLAAAGVGRIGIVDFDVVDRSNLQRQVIHGSHWVGKPKTQSAKERIWDINPACHVDVHETRLSSENALDILEPYDVVVDGTDNFPTRYLVNDACVLLNKPNVYGSIFRFEGQATVFNYEGGPNYRDLYPEPPPPGMVPSCAEGGVLGILPGLIGTIQATETVKIILGKGTTLNGRLLLYDSLHMSFRELKLRPNPERPVIDKLIDYEQFCGIPQARAEEERQQQDISEIDVHELKEILDSDRDDYVLIDVRNPNEYEIANIPKAQLVPLPEIESGEGVEKVKELIDGNGQGNKQLIAHCKMGGRSAWALQLLKEKAGIEGNNVKGGITAWSREIDPSIPEY
- a CDS encoding DUF554 domain-containing protein, whose protein sequence is MLAIGEFWAKTSGTWMNIATVAVGTGLGLLVRQRLSMSMQKIITQGIGLTTLPIGLTMADDLTKVEVGPINGVVLGLLAMVVGGILGEWWEIEERLAAMGNWLKVRFRGQGKFAEGFVAASLIFCVGPLALIGSLKNGLEGDDTLLTVKATLDGITSVALTSSYGIGVGFSILTILLYQGGVSLVAGVFADTLVDPNNNPYVLMVTGVGGLSILAIGINLLDLGKIRVASFLPSLLLAPIFLALSARWFS
- a CDS encoding DUF938 domain-containing protein; the encoded protein is MNDAKRSAPATQRNREPILRVLQRVLPAEGTVLEVGSGTGEHAIFLAPRLQPRQWQPSDIDPELLASIAAWMEEYPCKNLHPPLALDIRDATWSVERGEGKALQVAPITAIASINTIHIAPWSATEGLMAGAGRILPPGGILYLYGPFQRHGGHTAPSNESFHASLQFQNPEWGIRHLEDVIEVANGNQLEFLETVEMPANNFSVVFQKKYT